The genomic DNA CCTTGCCGAACATCTCGGACGACGATGCCTGGTAGAAGCGGACGTCCTGCGTGAGGCCGGCCTCGCGAATCGCGTCCAGGATGCGCACGGTGCTCAGCCCGCTCACGTCGCCGGTGTATTCCGGAATGTCGAACGACACCCGCACGTGGCTCTGCGCGCCGAGATTGTAGATTTCGTCCGGCTTCAAATCGTAGAGCAGCTTCACGAGGTGCACGGAGTCGGCGAGGTCGCCGTAGTGCAGGTAGAGTTTCGTGCCGTGAACGTGCGGGTCGTTGTAGAGGTGGTCGATCCGCGAGGTGTTGAACGTCGAGGCGCGGCGGATGATGCCATGCACTTCATAGCCCTTCGCCAAAAGAAACTCCGCGAGGTAGGAGCCGTCCTGTCCCGTGATGCCGGTGATGAGTGCTTTCTTCATGACGATAAGGTGCGCAAAAATCAGCAATCTGTCGTTGCGGAGTTGCGCAAATAAAGTTTGTGTAAATGCGCAATGGCGGCTCGACGATTGGTCATTCTGGCCCTTGGGGCGGTGACGGAGAGCGATCTTTCTCTTTTGGAGGGGGCTCGCGAGGCGGCGGCGCGGCGTCGGGATTGGGATTTTGTGGTGCTGCCGGGCGGATACGAGGCCGCGTTGCGCGATCTGGCGGCGTTGGGCGAGCTGCATGGAGCGATCGGGGATTTCGTGAGCGATGCCTGGCTGCGGGAAATTCCGGGCCGGCCCGTGAAGTGGGTGCAGGTCGCCCAAATCTCGCGTCTGGAGGACGGGGTGAACGTGACCGCGCCGTATCAGGCAATGGGGCGACGGGCCGCGGAGACGTTGATTGCCGGCGGCAGCGCGCATTTTGCGTTTGTCGGAGCGGGCGGACAGTTTGCGACGAGGGAACTTGCGGCGGGATTCGGCGCGGAGGTGGGGACGCGAGGTTTCGAGTGGACGAGCTCGACGGCGGTTTCGGCAGCGCATGTGCAGCAATTTTTGCGCGGGCTTCCGCGACCGGTGGGAGTGCTGGCGGGGTCGGACCGCCTGGCGCGGCTGGTGGTCGGCGCGGCGCGACAGCTGGGCTGGCGGTGTCCGCAGGATGTGGCGGTGATCGGTGTGGGCAATCAACGACTGGAATCCGTGCATGCGGGGCTGCCGCTTTCGAGTTTCGAGTTGCCGGGGCGCGAGATGGGGCGGCAGGCGGCGGAAGTGCTGGCGAGGCTGCTGGATGACG from Chthoniobacterales bacterium includes the following:
- a CDS encoding substrate-binding domain-containing protein, with the translated sequence MTESDLSLLEGAREAAARRRDWDFVVLPGGYEAALRDLAALGELHGAIGDFVSDAWLREIPGRPVKWVQVAQISRLEDGVNVTAPYQAMGRRAAETLIAGGSAHFAFVGAGGQFATRELAAGFGAEVGTRGFEWTSSTAVSAAHVQQFLRGLPRPVGVLAGSDRLARLVVGAARQLGWRCPQDVAVIGVGNQRLESVHAGLPLSSFELPGREMGRQAAEVLARLLDDEAIAPGVYPVAGAPILHERESSLRQGRGVERALAFARSRLDQPLQVSDLAREAGMSRRS